A part of Cryptococcus gattii WM276 chromosome G, complete sequence genomic DNA contains:
- a CDS encoding Succinate dehydrogenase iron-sulfur subunit, putative (Similar to TIGR gene model, INSD accession AAW44728.1) has translation MVRPATILRSFNAIPSTSRPLAAAARSFHATASAQLATPVEGKEPQIKEFKIYRWNPDVPNEKPKLQTYKVDLSQCGPMMLDALIKIKNELDPTLTFRRSCREGICGSCAMNIDGVNTLACLCRIPKDTSKESKIYPLPHMYVVKDLVPDLTLFYKQYKSIEPYLKNDNPPAKGEFLQSQADRKKLDGMYECILCACCSTSCPSYWWNQDEYLGPAVLMQAYRWMADSRDSYGAERKEKMQNSMSLYRCHTIFNCSRTCPKGLNPAAAIAKMKLEMATGE, from the exons ATGGTCCGCCCTGCCACCATCCTCCGTTCTTTCAACGCTATCCCTTCCACCTCTAGACCGCTCGCCGCTGCTGCGAGGTCTTTCCATGCTACCGCTTCTGCTCAGCTCGCCACCCCTGTTGAGGGAAAGGAGCCTCAAATCAAGGAGTTCAAGATCTACCGATGG AACCCCGATGTCCCCAATGAAAAGCCCAAGCTCCAAACATACAAGGTTGATCTCTCTCAATGTGGCCCTATGATGCTCGACGCTTTG ATCAAGATCAAGAATGAGCTCGACCCTACTCTTACTTTCCGACGATCGTGCCGAGAGGGTATCTGTGGTTCTTGTGCCATGAACATTGACGGTGTCAACACTCTTGCCTGCTTGTGCCGAATTCCCAAAGATACCTCCAAGGAGTCCAAGATCTaccctcttcctcaca TGTACGTGGTCAAGGACCTCGTCCCCGATCTTACCCTCTTCTA CAAGCAATATAAGTCTATCGAACCTTACCTCAAGAACGACAACCCCCCAGCAAAGGGAGAATTCCTTCAAAGTCAGGCGGACAGGAAGAAGTTGGACGGAATGTACGAGTGTATTTTGTGTGCTTGTTGCTCAACCTCTTGTCCTTCA TACTGGTGGAACCAAG ATGAATACCTCGGTCCCGCAGTGTTAATGCAGGCTTACCGATGGATGGCTGACTCTCGA GATTCTTACGGCGCTGAGcgaaaggagaagatgcAGAACAGCATGTCTCTTTACCGATGCCACACTATCTTCAAC TGTTCTCGAACATGTCCTAAGGGTCTTAACCCTGCCGCCGCGATTGCCAAGATGAAGCTCGAGATGGCCACCGGCGAGTAA